One genomic region from Xyrauchen texanus isolate HMW12.3.18 chromosome 16, RBS_HiC_50CHRs, whole genome shotgun sequence encodes:
- the vcpkmt gene encoding protein-lysine methyltransferase METTL21D, producing the protein MATEDSSVDYFVREIEKNDGSVLRMYQCSKGDVGCVVWDAAIVLSKYLETEQFCSTQSGNSTWSSKKMIELGAGTGLVGLVAATLGANVTVTDLEDLQPLLQLNIRKNEHLISTGSVAAKVLKWGGNVEDFLPHPHYILMADCIYYEQSVVPLVETLKVLAGPETCIICCYEQRTVGVNPEIENRFFELLLQDFQSEDIPPEKQDPEFNSPDIHILHLRRRVS; encoded by the exons ATGGCGACCGAAGACAGTTCTGTAGATTATTTTGTTAGGGAAATCGAGAAAAACGATGGTTCTGTTTTAAGAATGTATCAGTGTAGCAAAGGGGACGTGGGCTGTGTAGTTTGGGATGCAGCTATTGTCCTATCAAAATACCTCGAAACGGAACAGTTTTGCAGTACTCAGTCCGGTAATAGTACGTGGTCCTCTAAGAAAATGATTGAACTGGGCGCAGGAACAGGACTCGTGGGTCTCGTGGCTGCCACTCTGGG GGCTAATGTCACAGTGACGGATCTGGAAGACCTGCAGCCTCTTCTCCAGCTGAACATTAGGAAAAATGAGCATCTCATCAGCACAGGCTCAGTTGCAGCCAAGGTACTGAAATG GGGAGGAAATGTGGAAGATTTTCTACCTCATCCGCATTATATTCTGATGGCTGACTGTATCTACTATGAGCAG TCTGTGGTGCCCCTAGTGGAGACTCTGAAAGTCCTTGCTGGGCCTGAGACATGCATCATCTGTTGCTATGAGCAACGGACTGTTGGAGTCAATCCTGAGATAGAAAATAGATTCTTTGAG CTGCTTTTGCAAGACTTCCAGTCAGAGGATATCCCACCTGAGAAACAAGACCCAGAGTTCAATAGTCCTGACATTCACATTCTTCACCTGCGACGAAGAGTCAGCTGA